The Pseudomonas sp. LFM046 region ACCCGCCCTACGGGTCACCCACATATCAGGCCTGCATCGCCCCGCCATGCACATCCATCGCCGCCTGGCGCAGGGCCTCGGAGCGGGTCGGGTGGGGGTGGCAGATGAGGGCGATGTCTTCGGCCGAGGCGGAGAACTCCATGGCCACGCAGTATTCGCCGATCATCTCGCTGACGCTCGGGCCCACCATGTGCACGCCCAGGACTTCGTCGGTGCGTTCATCTGCCAGCACTTTCACGAAGCCTTCGGTCTCGTGGTTGATCTTGGCGCGGCTGTTGGCGGTGAAGGGGAACTTGCCGACCCGGTAGGGCCGCCCTTCGGCCTTCAGCTGTTCTTCGCTCTTGCCCACGGTGGCCACTTCCGGGCGGGTGTAGATCACGTTGGGAATGACGTTGTAGTTCACCTCGGCGGCCTGCCCGGCGATGCGCTCGATGCAGACGATGGCCTCGTCTTCGGCCTTGTGGGCGAGCATCGGGCCGGAGGTGACGTCGCCGATGACGTAGACGCCCGGCGCGCTGGTCTGGTGGCGTTCGTTGGCGAGCATGCCGCGGGTGTCGGTGGCCAGGCCCACGGTCTCCAGGCCAAGGCCTTCGGTGTAGGGGCGGCGGCCGATGGCCACCAGCACGTAGTCGGCCTTGAGGGTTTCCGCGAGCCCCCCGGCGGCAGGCTCGATGGACAGCTCCACGCCGCTCTTGCTGGCCTTGGCGCTGGTGACCTTGGAGCTGAGCTTGAAGTGCATGCCTTGTTTGGTCAGGGCGCGCTGCAGGGTTTTGCCGGTTTCGTCGTCGAGACCAGGGCAGATGCGGCCGAGGTATTCCACCACCGTCACCTGGGCACCCAGGCGGCGCCAGACCGAACCCAGTTCCAGGCCGATCACCCCGGCGCCGATTACCACCAGGTGCTTGGGTACTTCCGGCAGGGACAGGGCTCCGGTGGAGTCGAGGATGCGTTTGTTGTCGATGGTCACGCCGGGCAGGGGAGTGGGCTCGGACCCGGTGGCGATGACGATGTTGAGGGTCTCCAGGGTCTGTTGCTGGCCATCGGCGGCGGTCACCACCACCTTGCCGGCCCCGTCGATGCGGCCCCAGCCCTTGACCCATTCCACCTTGTTCTTGCGGAAGAGGAACTCGATGCCCTTGGTGAGGGCGGTCACG contains the following coding sequences:
- the lpdA gene encoding dihydrolipoyl dehydrogenase, which gives rise to MSAYDVVVIGGGPGGYNAAIKAGQLGMKVACVEGRETLGGTCLNVGCMPSKALLHASELYEAAAGKEFATLGIQVQPTLDLAQMMKQKAESVTALTKGIEFLFRKNKVEWVKGWGRIDGAGKVVVTAADGQQQTLETLNIVIATGSEPTPLPGVTIDNKRILDSTGALSLPEVPKHLVVIGAGVIGLELGSVWRRLGAQVTVVEYLGRICPGLDDETGKTLQRALTKQGMHFKLSSKVTSAKASKSGVELSIEPAAGGLAETLKADYVLVAIGRRPYTEGLGLETVGLATDTRGMLANERHQTSAPGVYVIGDVTSGPMLAHKAEDEAIVCIERIAGQAAEVNYNVIPNVIYTRPEVATVGKSEEQLKAEGRPYRVGKFPFTANSRAKINHETEGFVKVLADERTDEVLGVHMVGPSVSEMIGEYCVAMEFSASAEDIALICHPHPTRSEALRQAAMDVHGGAMQA